From the Flavobacterium galactosidilyticum genome, one window contains:
- a CDS encoding YkgJ family cysteine cluster protein, producing the protein MKPTLNELPKEAKDKHIENKKYFDKLKKKTPKNLDYVMQDLHNAEFKKTDCLKCANCCKTTGPLFTSADIERVSKYLKQKPQQFIEQYLRIDEDQDYVLQSVPCSFLDQDNTCFIYDVRPKACREFPHTDRKKFQQITDLTLKNVGICPAAFNIVEEMKKKLPL; encoded by the coding sequence TTGAAACCTACTTTAAACGAACTTCCGAAAGAAGCCAAAGATAAGCATATCGAAAACAAAAAGTATTTTGATAAGCTAAAAAAGAAGACACCAAAAAATTTAGATTATGTAATGCAGGATCTACACAATGCTGAATTTAAAAAAACAGATTGTTTAAAATGTGCTAATTGTTGTAAAACGACTGGTCCGTTATTTACCTCTGCTGATATTGAGCGTGTTTCCAAGTATTTAAAACAAAAGCCACAACAATTTATCGAACAATATTTAAGAATCGATGAAGATCAGGATTATGTGTTGCAAAGTGTTCCGTGTTCCTTCTTAGACCAAGATAATACGTGTTTCATATACGATGTGCGACCAAAGGCCTGTAGAGAATTTCCGCATACTGATAGAAAAAAGTTTCAGCAAATCACGGATCTTACTTTAAAGAATGTAGGTATATGTCCAGCAGCTTTTAATATTGTCGAAGAAATGAAAAAAAAACTACCACTTTAG
- a CDS encoding 7-carboxy-7-deazaguanine synthase QueE has product MLSKEVQLEVNKGAMLPLMEEFYTIQGEGFHTGTAAYFIRIGGCDVGCHWCDVKESWNAELHPPTGIDLIVSNASKYSETVVVTGGEPLMWDMNLLTQRLKEQNLKVHIETSGAYPLSGTWDWICLSPKKNKLPTETVYENAHELKVIIHNKHDFIFAEEQAEKVNSKAILFLQPEWSKNDEMTPLIVDYVMKNPKWRVSLQTHKYLNIP; this is encoded by the coding sequence ATGTTATCAAAAGAAGTACAGTTAGAAGTTAACAAAGGAGCAATGTTACCCTTAATGGAAGAGTTCTATACTATTCAAGGTGAAGGATTTCACACTGGTACAGCGGCATACTTCATTAGAATTGGTGGGTGTGATGTAGGTTGTCATTGGTGTGATGTTAAGGAAAGTTGGAACGCGGAGCTGCATCCGCCTACAGGAATTGATTTAATAGTTAGTAATGCAAGTAAGTATTCTGAAACTGTTGTTGTTACTGGCGGTGAACCGTTAATGTGGGACATGAACTTGCTGACTCAAAGGTTAAAAGAGCAAAATCTTAAAGTACATATTGAGACTTCAGGAGCTTATCCTCTATCTGGTACTTGGGATTGGATTTGTTTGTCACCAAAGAAAAATAAACTACCTACAGAAACAGTTTATGAAAACGCTCACGAGTTGAAGGTAATTATTCATAATAAGCATGATTTTATTTTTGCTGAAGAACAAGCAGAGAAAGTAAATTCTAAGGCTATTTTGTTTTTGCAACCAGAGTGGAGTAAAAATGATGAAATGACGCCACTAATTGTAGATTACGTAATGAAAAATCCAAAATGGCGCGTTTCATTACAAACGCATAAATATTTAAATATACCGTAA
- a CDS encoding class I SAM-dependent methyltransferase, translated as MKDLFGKAILDYQTNNAPENLITETTISEEDEMSVAYLFRSFKEMPKLEQKALQLANGKVLDVGCGAGIHSLYLQNEKNLEVHSIDISNNAVAACKLRGLLNVQVQNILEMDSDASDNKYDTVLLLMNGTGIFGNLKNTTQYLQKLKNLLKPNGQILIDSSDIIYMFDADEDGAYEIPANGYYGELQFTLSYKGEKEDSFPWLYLDYNTLQNAAFANGLQCELVLEGEHYDYLACLTL; from the coding sequence ATGAAAGATCTTTTTGGCAAAGCCATTCTCGACTACCAAACCAATAACGCTCCAGAGAATTTGATAACTGAAACGACGATATCTGAAGAGGACGAAATGTCTGTTGCCTATTTATTTCGATCCTTCAAAGAAATGCCAAAATTAGAACAGAAAGCATTACAACTTGCAAATGGCAAAGTGCTAGACGTGGGTTGTGGAGCTGGAATACACAGTTTGTATTTACAAAACGAAAAAAATCTTGAAGTCCATTCGATAGATATATCTAACAATGCTGTTGCGGCCTGTAAACTTAGAGGCTTATTAAACGTTCAAGTTCAAAACATTCTCGAAATGGATTCTGATGCCTCAGATAATAAATATGATACCGTTTTATTACTAATGAATGGAACTGGTATTTTTGGAAATTTGAAAAATACAACTCAATACTTACAAAAACTAAAAAACTTATTAAAACCAAATGGACAAATTTTGATTGACAGTTCTGATATCATATACATGTTTGATGCAGATGAAGACGGCGCTTATGAAATACCCGCAAATGGTTATTATGGCGAGTTGCAATTTACACTTAGTTATAAGGGAGAAAAAGAAGATTCGTTTCCTTGGCTATATCTTGATTACAATACTTTACAAAATGCGGCTTTCGCAAATGGACTGCAATGCGAATTAGTACTTGAAGGAGAGCATTACGATTACTTAGCGTGTTTGACTTTATAA
- a CDS encoding tetratricopeptide repeat protein translates to MNISKFTLGVALFASAISVQAQDINQAKRAIDAEQYESAKSLLKSIIKEKPSNGEAFFTLGNVYLTQKVQDSAKLYFQNGLSVSDKGLLNNIGLGQMDLDANNSAAAQAKFALVTKEMRKKDFQEYIYIGRAYINAEKPDYKSAIDILNKAVAINSSDAQLQLTLGDAYYGNGKQNEAYVAYRNAFQADNTLLRAKMQLGVLLKGAKSYDEALKAYNEVIAINPNYGPVYRELAETYYKIARNKPSQAAANYKTAMGYYDKYMSLTDYSIHSRMRRADFMILVEDYVALEVEANKMIELDKVNPRIYRYLGYAAYKNGNVDLAIKSLENFINSPGNKAIALDYLYLGLTKIKKGTSADGSSIEAAALQAGLVDIKKAIEMEPLAVQDLSEVGKNMFSKKLYSEAAALFEFGANTKESTTFLDDNIYYGLAYYYANVYKAKDAKVDTVALEKSIVAFNKVLEASPSYLEAYLYLARTNRLLDKDDAMVKNYEDYVAKTMEAGAEEVAKDAVKAKIIESYNNIAASYANTDKAKAIEYFNKTLALDAANTYANESIKILK, encoded by the coding sequence ATGAATATAAGTAAATTTACATTAGGTGTTGCATTATTTGCTTCTGCAATATCAGTTCAAGCGCAAGATATTAACCAAGCTAAAAGAGCAATTGATGCTGAGCAATATGAAAGTGCAAAATCATTATTGAAATCAATTATTAAAGAAAAGCCTTCAAATGGAGAGGCGTTTTTTACTTTGGGGAATGTATATTTAACGCAAAAAGTACAGGATTCAGCAAAATTATATTTTCAAAATGGGCTAAGTGTTTCGGATAAAGGTCTTTTGAACAATATCGGTCTTGGTCAAATGGATCTAGACGCTAATAACAGTGCTGCAGCTCAAGCTAAATTTGCTTTGGTAACTAAAGAAATGAGAAAAAAGGATTTTCAAGAATATATTTATATAGGTAGAGCTTATATTAATGCTGAAAAACCTGATTATAAAAGTGCTATTGACATTTTGAATAAGGCAGTAGCAATTAATTCATCTGATGCTCAATTACAATTAACTTTGGGTGATGCTTATTACGGTAATGGAAAGCAAAATGAGGCTTATGTGGCTTACAGGAATGCATTCCAAGCTGATAATACTTTGTTAAGAGCTAAAATGCAATTAGGTGTTTTGTTAAAAGGTGCTAAATCATACGATGAAGCTTTAAAAGCTTACAACGAAGTGATCGCAATTAATCCTAATTACGGCCCTGTTTATAGAGAGCTAGCTGAAACGTATTATAAGATTGCACGTAATAAACCGTCTCAAGCCGCAGCTAATTATAAAACTGCAATGGGGTATTATGATAAATACATGTCATTAACGGATTATTCTATTCATTCAAGAATGCGTCGTGCTGACTTTATGATTCTAGTGGAGGATTATGTAGCGTTAGAGGTTGAAGCGAATAAGATGATTGAATTGGACAAAGTTAATCCAAGAATCTATCGTTATTTAGGTTACGCAGCATACAAAAACGGCAATGTTGATTTGGCTATTAAGTCGCTTGAAAATTTTATTAATTCACCAGGAAATAAGGCAATTGCATTAGATTATTTATATTTGGGTTTGACTAAAATAAAAAAAGGAACAAGCGCTGATGGATCATCAATCGAGGCTGCTGCTTTGCAAGCAGGTCTAGTTGATATTAAAAAAGCTATCGAAATGGAACCGTTAGCAGTGCAAGATCTTAGTGAAGTGGGTAAAAATATGTTCTCTAAAAAACTTTATAGCGAAGCTGCTGCTTTATTTGAGTTTGGAGCAAATACTAAAGAGTCTACAACTTTTCTTGATGACAATATTTACTATGGTCTAGCGTATTATTATGCAAATGTTTATAAGGCAAAAGATGCTAAAGTAGATACAGTAGCGTTGGAAAAATCAATTGTTGCTTTCAATAAAGTTTTAGAAGCTTCTCCAAGCTACTTAGAAGCTTATCTGTATTTAGCAAGAACAAACAGATTGCTTGACAAAGATGATGCAATGGTTAAAAACTATGAAGATTACGTTGCTAAAACAATGGAGGCAGGTGCTGAAGAGGTAGCGAAAGATGCAGTGAAGGCAAAAATAATTGAATCTTACAATAATATAGCTGCTAGTTATGCTAATACTGATAAAGCTAAGGCTATTGAATATTTCAACAAAACATTAGCACTAGATGCTGCTAATACTTATGCTAATGAATCAATCAAGATTTTAAAATAA
- a CDS encoding DUF2059 domain-containing protein — protein MKKVFLTFALIFLANMASAQDSFKADALKVIELSGAAGPMQMAKEQILQSIPEAKKMEFSKDFDASLPALYAKLATIYMQTYSAEDVKAMLAFYESPVGKKISASAGDLFKKSTAPGQEWGADLQAMMMKYMQ, from the coding sequence ATGAAAAAAGTATTTTTAACTTTCGCATTAATTTTTCTAGCGAATATGGCAAGCGCTCAAGACTCTTTTAAAGCTGACGCGTTGAAAGTAATCGAACTGTCCGGAGCTGCTGGGCCAATGCAAATGGCAAAGGAACAGATTTTGCAAAGTATTCCAGAAGCAAAAAAGATGGAGTTCTCTAAAGATTTCGATGCGTCTTTACCAGCTTTGTATGCTAAATTAGCGACAATTTACATGCAAACTTATTCGGCAGAAGACGTAAAAGCAATGCTAGCCTTTTATGAGTCGCCAGTAGGAAAAAAAATTTCAGCTTCGGCTGGAGATCTTTTTAAGAAATCAACTGCACCTGGTCAAGAATGGGGAGCGGATTTACAAGCTATGATGATGAAGTATATGCAGTAA